CCCTCCGGTGCGGCTGCGGAAGACCCGCAGCCTCCCCTCCGGCGGGAAGTGCTCGGCGTCGCTGGTGATCGGCAGGACGAAGACGGTGTCGGGCTCGTGGGCGTGCACGTCGACGACGAACCCGAAGTCGGTGGGCAGGTTCCCGCCGATGTCGTACCAGCTCCGGCCGAAGTCGTCGGTGCGCATGACGTCCCAGTGCTTCTGCATGTAGACCGTCTCCGGCCGGTCCGGGTGCAGCGCGAGCTTGTGCACGCAGTGCCCCACCTCGGCGTCGGGGTCCGGGATGCCGTCGCTGAGCAGCCCGCGGTTGGCCGGCTGCCAGGACTTCCCGCCGTCCTCGGTGCGGAACACCCCGGCCGCGGAGATCGCGACGAGCATCCGGGACGGGTCGCGGGGGTCGGGCAGGATCGTGTGCAGGCACATCCCGCCCGCGCCCGGCTGCCAGTGCGGGCCCGAGCCGTGCTCGCGCAGGCCGGGCAGCTCGTTCCAGGTGCGGCCGCCGTCGACCGAGCGGAACAGCGCGGCGTCCTCGATCCCGGCGAGCACCGTGTCCGGGTCGGTGGCCGACGGCGACAGGTGCCAGACGCGCGCGAACTCCCACGGGTGCGGCGTGCCGTCGTACCACTGGTGGGTGCCCGGGACGGTGGCGTAGGTGAACTCGTTGCCGACGGCGGCCCAGGTGCGCCCGCCGTCGTCGGAGCGCTGGATCTGCTGGCCGAACCAGCCGCCCGACTGCGACGCCCAGATCCGGTCGGGGTCCGCGGGCGAGCCCGCCACGTGGTAGACCTCCCAGCCCGGGAAGAACGGCCCGTCCACCGTCCAGTCCCGGCGCGCCCCGTCCGCGGACAGGACGAACGCGCCCTTGCGCGTGCCGACGAGTACTCGCACTCCGGTCATGTGACCTCCAGGGTTCAGGTGCCGGTAGGACTCCGGCCGGCCCCCGAACTCATCGGTCAGCGCGCCTCCAGCACCGCCAGGTCGCGCTCGGCGAAGCGGCGGTGCTCGCACTCCTCGTCCATGATCACGTGCAGGCACTCGCGGACCGGGCGCGGATGGTCGGGGTCGCCGATCCACGGGGAGCCCGTGCAGACGCGGTCCAGGCCGTCGTCGGTGAGGCCGTCGAGCAGGTCGCGGACCAGCGCCACCCGCCCGGCGCGCACGGCCAGCACCTCCGCGAGCGACGGCCGTGCGTCCGCGTCGAGCCCGGCCGTCGCGGCGTCGGCGGGGTCGAAGTCGGTCGGGACCAGGCCGAGCGGGTGGTACGGCTCGGGCCGCTCCAGGACCATCCGGCCCGCCCAGCAGTCGGTGGCGAACACGAGGTGGCGCAGCGTCTCGACGAACGACCACTCGCCGTCGACGCGTTCGTGGCGGGCCGCCTCGGGCAGCCGCTCGGCCCGCTCGACGGTCCGTGCCCACAGCCGCCCGACCAGCTCCCAGGCCGCGCGGTGCTCGTCGGCGGTCCGCATCGCGCGCAGCTGCACCCGCTCGGGATGGCGCCGGTCGAGCTCGGTCGTCACGTACTCCGTGACGTCCACCTCGTCGACGAGCAACCGGCCGAACACGCCCGAGACGGACAGGCCGTCGAGGAACGACCCGGTGATCCGGGCCCCTCTCAGGTCGCAGTCGTGGAACGTCGCCCCGGACAGGTCGGACCGGGTGAACCGGGCCCCGCGGAACGCGTCGGTGCGGTCGTGGTCGCTCGACATCGGGCCATCATGGCGGACCCGGGTCGGCCACGGTCACTCGTCCGGCACCTCGCGGCGGATCTCCTCGACCCAGATGCGGGCCGACATGTCCGACGGGGCCCGCCAGTCGCCGCGCGGGGACAGGGAGCCGCCGGAGGACACCTTCGGGCCGTTCGGCAGCGCCGAGCGCTTGAACTGGCTGAACCCGAAGAAGCGCTGCGCGAAGACCTCCAGCCAGCGGCGGATCGCGGCGAGGTCGTAGGCCGCGCGCCGGTCGGCGGGCAGGCCCGGCGGCCAGTCGCCCCGCTCGGCGTCGTGCCAGGCGTGCCAGGCCAGGAACGCGATCTTCGACGGGCGGAACCCGTAGCGCAGGACGTGCCACAAGGTGAAGTCCTGCAGCGCGTACGGGCCGACGGTGGCCTCGCTGCTCTGCACGTCGTCGCCGGGCACGAGCTCGGGCGTGATCTCGGTGTCGAGGACGTCGAGCAGGATCGCCGACACCTCGTCGGAGAACAGGTCCGTGGCCGCGACCCAGCGGATGAGGTGCTGGATCTGCGTCTTGGGCACGCCGCCGTTGACGTTGTAGTGCGACATCTGGTCGCCGACGCCGTAGGTCGACCAGCCCAGGGCCAGCTCGGACAGGTCCCCGGTGCCCAGCACGATCCCGCCGCGCTGGTTGGCCGCGCGGAACAGGTAGTCGGTGCGCAGCCCGGCCTGCACGTTCTCGAAGGTCACGTCGTAGACGGGCTCGCCGTCGCCGAAGGGGTGGCCGAGGTTGCGCAGCATCAGCTCCGCGGTGGGCCGGATGTCGATCTCGGAGAAGGTCACCCCGAGGGCGTCGCACAGCCGGGTCGCGTTGTTCTTCGTGCGGTCGCCGGTGGCGAACCCGGGCAGGGTGAACGCGAGGATGTCGGTGCGCGGGCGCTTCTCCCGGTCCATCGCACGGGCGGCGACGATGAGGGCGTGGGTGGAGTCGAGCCCGCCCGACACCCCGATGACGATCTTCGGCTGGCCGATCGCGCGCAGCCGCTGCTCCAGCCCGGAGACCTGGATGTTGTACGCCTCGAAGCAGTCCTGCTCCAGCCGCGCCGGGTCCGACGGCACGAACGGGAAGCGCTCGACCTCGCGCAGCAGCCCGATGTCGCCGGCGGGCGGGTCGAGCCGGAAGGCCACGGTCCGGGTCTCGGGGGCGTGGTGGCGGCGGTTGTCGTCGAAGGTGCCCATCCGCAGGCGCTCGGCGCGCAGCAGGTCGAGGTCGACGTCGGCCACGGAGCGGCGCGGGCCGATCGGGAAGCGCTCGGTCTCGGCGAGCAGCCGCCCGTTCTCGTAGATCATCGTCTGGCCGTCCCAGGCCAGGTCGGTGGTCGACTCGCCCTCGCCGGCCGCCGCGTAGGCGTAGGCGGCGAGGCAGCGGGCCGACGCCGACTGCGCGAGCAGCTTGCGGTCGTCGGCCCGGCCGACGGTGAT
This sequence is a window from Pseudonocardia petroleophila. Protein-coding genes within it:
- a CDS encoding WD40/YVTN/BNR-like repeat-containing protein — translated: MTGVRVLVGTRKGAFVLSADGARRDWTVDGPFFPGWEVYHVAGSPADPDRIWASQSGGWFGQQIQRSDDGGRTWAAVGNEFTYATVPGTHQWYDGTPHPWEFARVWHLSPSATDPDTVLAGIEDAALFRSVDGGRTWNELPGLREHGSGPHWQPGAGGMCLHTILPDPRDPSRMLVAISAAGVFRTEDGGKSWQPANRGLLSDGIPDPDAEVGHCVHKLALHPDRPETVYMQKHWDVMRTDDFGRSWYDIGGNLPTDFGFVVDVHAHEPDTVFVLPITSDAEHFPPEGRLRVFRSRTGGHEWEPLTRGLPQEHCYVDVLRDAMAVDSLDTCGVYFGTTGGQVYASPDAGENWAPIVRDLPAVLSVTVQTLS
- a CDS encoding DinB family protein, whose protein sequence is MSSDHDRTDAFRGARFTRSDLSGATFHDCDLRGARITGSFLDGLSVSGVFGRLLVDEVDVTEYVTTELDRRHPERVQLRAMRTADEHRAAWELVGRLWARTVERAERLPEAARHERVDGEWSFVETLRHLVFATDCWAGRMVLERPEPYHPLGLVPTDFDPADAATAGLDADARPSLAEVLAVRAGRVALVRDLLDGLTDDGLDRVCTGSPWIGDPDHPRPVRECLHVIMDEECEHRRFAERDLAVLEAR
- a CDS encoding NAD(+) synthase codes for the protein MSDFRSAYRHGFVRVAACTLHTALADPAANARAVLESARACHDEGVGVAVFPELTLSGYSLEDVVMQDVLLDEVERALLDVVAASADLLPVLVVGAPLRLRHRILNCAVVVHRGAVLGVAPKSYLPTYREFYEKRQIAAGDDVRGTIRLGGGDVPIGPDLLFAADDVPGLVLHAEVCEDMWVPVPPSAEAALAGATVIVNLSGSPITVGRADDRKLLAQSASARCLAAYAYAAAGEGESTTDLAWDGQTMIYENGRLLAETERFPIGPRRSVADVDLDLLRAERLRMGTFDDNRRHHAPETRTVAFRLDPPAGDIGLLREVERFPFVPSDPARLEQDCFEAYNIQVSGLEQRLRAIGQPKIVIGVSGGLDSTHALIVAARAMDREKRPRTDILAFTLPGFATGDRTKNNATRLCDALGVTFSEIDIRPTAELMLRNLGHPFGDGEPVYDVTFENVQAGLRTDYLFRAANQRGGIVLGTGDLSELALGWSTYGVGDQMSHYNVNGGVPKTQIQHLIRWVAATDLFSDEVSAILLDVLDTEITPELVPGDDVQSSEATVGPYALQDFTLWHVLRYGFRPSKIAFLAWHAWHDAERGDWPPGLPADRRAAYDLAAIRRWLEVFAQRFFGFSQFKRSALPNGPKVSSGGSLSPRGDWRAPSDMSARIWVEEIRREVPDE